GCGCGATATTATGTGGCACATTTGGGACGCCCCTATCGCCGCGAGGATTTGAAGGCGATTGGCTTGGGTCAGAGCGTTTGGGAGCAATGGTACGCGCTTAAATTTGCCGAAGACAGCTATGCAAACCTGCTTGTTTGCGACACGGATTGGACGGTGCTTCATGTTTGGGAAGAATACCGGTTCCGACCCGACGACGCTCCCGAATGGCAAAAAGGGTACGGCCCTGCCCATCTTGCCGACCTCTATTTGTTGTGTGCGCCCGATTTTCCGTGGCAGCCAGACCCGCTTCGTGAACACCCCGACGAACGCGACGCATTGTTTGATTTATACGAAGAACTGTTGCATGGCCGTCAAGCC
This genomic interval from Saprospiraceae bacterium contains the following:
- a CDS encoding ATP-binding protein, whose translation is MEKKNFLKVVVTGPESTGKTALAEALAQRLGVAWVPEFARYYVAHLGRPYRREDLKAIGLGQSVWEQWYALKFAEDSYANLLVCDTDWTVLHVWEEYRFRPDDAPEWQKGYGPAHLADLYLLCAPDFPWQPDPLREHPDERDALFDLYEELLHGRQANFITLTGGHEMRLQIALSAIRKLF